The following proteins come from a genomic window of Carassius gibelio isolate Cgi1373 ecotype wild population from Czech Republic chromosome B8, carGib1.2-hapl.c, whole genome shotgun sequence:
- the LOC127963407 gene encoding tumor necrosis factor receptor superfamily member 14-like isoform X1, producing MHQKFVYQSPTRRRSRISQHPTSREHEGDALFLRIFYPFLSIGSTCGPSEYRTALGECCPMCNVGTVVHSDCTGYMSTTCKPCPPGTFMSQPNGLHRCFTCKNCAKSQGLYIQRKCTTIKDTVCDVLDGYYCIDYSDSQCRRAQRHRVCRPGQETKTPGTKASDTECVDCAHGFYSPSGLNCTKWRDCAARNEILKECGSPVKDVTCEQKPKERNGLVDLILTTLEDFYRFLLGSESQ from the exons atgcaccaaaaGTTTGTTTACCAATCACcaacaagaagaagaagcagaatttCGCAACACCCAACAAGCAGAGAACATGAGGGCGACGCTTTATTTTTACGCA ttTTTTATCCTTTTCTCTCAATCGGAAGTACTTGTGGTCCAAGTGAATACAGAACTGCTTTGGGAGAATGTTGTCCAATGTGCAACGTAG GAACAGTAGTACACAGTGACTGTACTGGTTATATGAGTACCACATGCAAACCCTGCCCTCCAGGAACATTCATGAGTCAACCCAATGGTCTTCATCGGTGCTTCACATGCAAAAACTGTGCTAAaa GTCAAGGCCTTTACATCCAGAGGAAATGCACTACAATAAAAGACACTGTGTGTGATGTGCTTGATGGATATTACTGCATTGATTACTCAGATTCACAGTGCCGTCGAGCTCAAAGACACAGAGTTTGCAGACCAGGACAAGAAACAAAAACACCAG GGACGAAGGCATCAGATACAGAATGTGTGGACTGTGCTCATGGGTTTTATTCTCCATCAGGGCTGAACTGCACCAAATGGAGAGA ctgtgcaGCCAGAAATGAGATTCTGAAAGAATGTGGCAGTCCTGTGAAAGATGTCACATGTGAACAGAAGCCAAAGGAAAGAAATGGTCTTGTAGATTTAATTTTAACTACCTTAGAAGATTTCTACAGATTTCTCTTAGGTTCAGAAAGCCAATAA
- the LOC127963407 gene encoding tumor necrosis factor receptor superfamily member 14-like isoform X2, producing the protein MRATLYFYAVVFYPFLSIGSTCGPSEYRTALGECCPMCNVGTVVHSDCTGYMSTTCKPCPPGTFMSQPNGLHRCFTCKNCAKSQGLYIQRKCTTIKDTVCDVLDGYYCIDYSDSQCRRAQRHRVCRPGQETKTPGTKASDTECVDCAHGFYSPSGLNCTKWRDCAARNEILKECGSPVKDVTCEQKPKERNGLVDLILTTLEDFYRFLLGSESQ; encoded by the exons ATGAGGGCGACGCTTTATTTTTACGCAGTAG ttTTTTATCCTTTTCTCTCAATCGGAAGTACTTGTGGTCCAAGTGAATACAGAACTGCTTTGGGAGAATGTTGTCCAATGTGCAACGTAG GAACAGTAGTACACAGTGACTGTACTGGTTATATGAGTACCACATGCAAACCCTGCCCTCCAGGAACATTCATGAGTCAACCCAATGGTCTTCATCGGTGCTTCACATGCAAAAACTGTGCTAAaa GTCAAGGCCTTTACATCCAGAGGAAATGCACTACAATAAAAGACACTGTGTGTGATGTGCTTGATGGATATTACTGCATTGATTACTCAGATTCACAGTGCCGTCGAGCTCAAAGACACAGAGTTTGCAGACCAGGACAAGAAACAAAAACACCAG GGACGAAGGCATCAGATACAGAATGTGTGGACTGTGCTCATGGGTTTTATTCTCCATCAGGGCTGAACTGCACCAAATGGAGAGA ctgtgcaGCCAGAAATGAGATTCTGAAAGAATGTGGCAGTCCTGTGAAAGATGTCACATGTGAACAGAAGCCAAAGGAAAGAAATGGTCTTGTAGATTTAATTTTAACTACCTTAGAAGATTTCTACAGATTTCTCTTAGGTTCAGAAAGCCAATAA
- the LOC127963407 gene encoding tumor necrosis factor receptor superfamily member 14-like isoform X3, with translation MLSNVQRTVVHSDCTGYMSTTCKPCPPGTFMSQPNGLHRCFTCKNCAKSQGLYIQRKCTTIKDTVCDVLDGYYCIDYSDSQCRRAQRHRVCRPGQETKTPGTKASDTECVDCAHGFYSPSGLNCTKWRDCAARNEILKECGSPVKDVTCEQKPKERNGLVDLILTTLEDFYRFLLGSESQ, from the exons ATGTTGTCCAATGTGCAAC GAACAGTAGTACACAGTGACTGTACTGGTTATATGAGTACCACATGCAAACCCTGCCCTCCAGGAACATTCATGAGTCAACCCAATGGTCTTCATCGGTGCTTCACATGCAAAAACTGTGCTAAaa GTCAAGGCCTTTACATCCAGAGGAAATGCACTACAATAAAAGACACTGTGTGTGATGTGCTTGATGGATATTACTGCATTGATTACTCAGATTCACAGTGCCGTCGAGCTCAAAGACACAGAGTTTGCAGACCAGGACAAGAAACAAAAACACCAG GGACGAAGGCATCAGATACAGAATGTGTGGACTGTGCTCATGGGTTTTATTCTCCATCAGGGCTGAACTGCACCAAATGGAGAGA ctgtgcaGCCAGAAATGAGATTCTGAAAGAATGTGGCAGTCCTGTGAAAGATGTCACATGTGAACAGAAGCCAAAGGAAAGAAATGGTCTTGTAGATTTAATTTTAACTACCTTAGAAGATTTCTACAGATTTCTCTTAGGTTCAGAAAGCCAATAA
- the lrif1 gene encoding ligand-dependent nuclear receptor-interacting factor 1 isoform X2, whose protein sequence is MMESGTGVYYQAMPAVGPDGKNVMKLIPVQKVNGQFYQTQFSTERDSLDVQLKAYAKPVNPSAAASNQTPIRLPSLQPLADGRYVLKSLPHVRTVSNAVKTQHGGTNDPIIYNPKPVHAPLSTQSLSQYSVQVPPQPNGQGMVAVQALPVTVKSPVLPNGHFLQIPPNAKVRTLPATALPQSIKCRIMNSVSSNTGNLQKGPPTVVLVSPVNSVKLNPDQQVVSVTKPSQIQKTLLQNPPTNLQTPVCVPKTNEVNPPLKWVVQEGTGACAPCLVPVMTPNVSTDNIKAVKHVNSVGTANEIVPSKPTPPQTSQEKITPGKDHALVMCNGKVYFVAKKNSEIAKDVMISEGGKRGVVSTSPALPASSALGTNSSNQDPKRNVSEIIDLCDDDEETSTCLGGAPGNLPTPSQTEVDESDEDSNVIFVSYIPPKSETRAGKKVEKAASQNKSEDVQHTQTNTKPVSQNEGEKPAHAEIEKGGGPNNPSAKMSDKMDEQIEGNERDESNLTRLSENVNMEADKDLERVQSPPEMRCQDDAALAETASVLEAPQNACVQATYDTEKAYENPASDQQRSQPKTDNELRKDFGITSYVQICLQRPKPTVKPDRLTEKLIINKRTLDGLRKVIQESKLQSKIQQMMQVPYTKMEEDEGVAVKRKKLEQDGSQDNPNISPASKCSVVPTESSLARQEEVCSPTESTVDKVLMQSEMPADCTGNTCCFTPLTEQNAKQTSSHTLSPSSPRKTSPRSKKVKVCTACPCGTVLGAAEATSSLHSQDRANPCTADESHKGTREKCSSITPEESRQLQNCQLKNQDPVKKAGKTPSKNPLENKTPLEGCTSETSHDISPNSSVNITSGAASDNPSISFSNKQHGPQTDTFPTQSLYTLETLDAEEIKRRERIERLKDLLKAKEAALERMQSMNI, encoded by the exons ATGATGGAGAG TGGAACAGGAGTCTATTACCAAGCAATGCCTGCAGTGGGACCCGATGGGAAAAACGTCATGAAGTTAATTCCTGTCCAGAAAGTAAATGGACAGTTTTATCAAACACAATTTAGTACTGAAAGAGACAGTCTTGATGTACAACTGAAAGCCTATGCAAAACCAGTTAATCCATCTGCTGCTGCTTCAAATCAAACACCGATCCGGCTTCCTTCCCTTCAGCCCTTAGCAGATGGACGGTATGTCCTAAAATCCCTTCCGCATGTCAGAACTGTGTCTAACGCTGTCAAAACTCAACATGGTGGAACTAATGACCCCATTATTTACAATCCAAAGCCTGTGCATGCACCACTTTCAACACAATCACTTTCCCAGTATTCAGTCCAGGTACCTCCTCAGCCCAATGGACAGGGCATGGTGGCAGTCCAAGCGCTGCCTGTTACCGTTAAATCACCTGTTCTCCCAAACGGTCATTTCCTGCAGATCCCTCCAAATGCGAAAGTTAGGACTCTGCCAGCCACTGCGCTCCCACAATCCATCAAATGCAGGATAATGAACTCTGTGAGTAGTAACACCGGTAACCTCCAAAAGGGTCCACCAACGGTTGTGCTTGTTTCCCCTGTGAACTCTGTTAAGCTAAATCCTGACCAGCAAGTCGTTTCGGTTACAAAGCCAAGTCAAATACAGAAGACCTTGTTACAGAATCCCCCTACAAACTTGCAAACACCTGTTTGCGTTCCTAAAACAAATGAAGTGAACCCTCCTTTAAAATGGGTCGTCCAGGAGGGAACAGGTGCATGCGCTCCTTGCCTTGTACCTGTAATGACACCGAATGTCAGCACTGACAACATAAAAGCAGTCAAGCATGTCAACTCAGTTGGGACGGCAAATGAAATTGTGCCAAGCAAACCCACACCACCTCAGACCAGCCAAGAAAAGATCACCCCAGGCAAAGACCATGCCCTGGTCATGTGTAACGGGAAAGTCTACTTTGTGGCCAAGAAAAATTCAGAGATCGCCAAGGATGTGATGATCAGCGAAGGTGGGAAAAGAGGGGTTGTCAGCACCTCTCCTGCCCTGCCTGCCAGCTCCGCTCTGGGGACAAACTCTTCTAACCAAGACCCAAAAAGAAATGTAAGTGAAATTATTGATCtctgtgatgatgatgaggaaacGTCCACGTGTCTGGGAGGTGCCCCGGGAAATTTGCCTACCCCGAGTCAAACTGAGGTGGATGAGAGCGATGAAGACTCTAATGTAATATTTGTGTCATACATTCCACCCAAGTCTGAGACACGTGCTGGTAAGAAAGTGGAGAAAGCTGCCTCTCAGAACAAATCGGAGGATGTTCAACACACACAGACGAACACAAAACCTGTCTCACAGAACGAAGGGGAAAAACCGGCACATGCAGAAATTGAAAAAGGTGGTGGTCCAAATAATCCTTCGGCCAAAATGAGTGATAAAATGGATGAGCAGATCGAGGGAAATGAAAGAGATGAAAGCAACTTGACCCGTCTTTCTGAAAACGTGAATATGGAGGCAGATAAAGACTTGGAGAGGGTCCAGAGTCCACCTGAGATGAGATGTCAAGATGATGCAGCTCTCGCTGAAACTGCCAGTGTTTTGGAAGCACCCCAGAATGCCTGTGTTCAAGCCACTTATGATACTGAAAAA GCCTATGAAAATCCAGCCTCTGATCAACAACGGAGTCAACCCAAGACTGACAATGAGCTAAGAAAAGATTTTGGCATCACCTCTTATGTACAAATTTGCTTGCAAAGACCAAAGCCGACCGTGAAGCCAGATCGTCTGACAGAGAAACTTATCATAAACAAACGCACATTAGATGGCCTTCGTAAAGTGATCCAGGAGTCAAAGTTGCagtcaaaaatacagcaaatgaTGCAG GTTCCCTACACAAAAATGGAGGAGGATGAAGGCGTTGCAGTCAAAAGAAAAAAGCTGGAGCAGGATGGGAGTCAAGATAATCCAAACATTTCACCTGCTTCTAAATGTTCAGTTGTTCCCACTGAAAGCAGTCTAGCTCGTCAAGAAGAGGTTTGTTCACCAACAGAATCTACAGTTGATAAAGTTCTTATGCAATCTGAAATGCCAGCAGATTGTACTGGCAACACGTGCTGTTTTACTCCTTTAACTGAACAAAATGCAAAACAGACTTCTAGTCATACCCTATCCCCTTCCTCTCCGAGGAAGACCTCACCACGCTCTAAAAAAGTTAAGGTGTGCACGGCCTGTCCTTGTGGGACTGTTTTGGGGGCTGCAGAAGCCACTTCATCCCTCCATTCACAAGACCGAGCGAATCCATGTACTGCTGATGAGTCACACAAAGGGACAAGAGAAAAATGCTCAAGTATAACCCCAGAAGAGAGTCGCCAACTTCAGAATTGCCAATTAAAAAATCAAGATCCTGTTAAGAAAGCAGGGAAAACCCCATCAAAAAATCCACTTGAAAACAAAACTCCATTAGAAGGCTGTACTAGTGAAACATCACATGACATCTCACCTAATAGTTCAGTGAATATTACATCAGGTGCAGCATCAGACAACCCCAGCATCTCATTCTCCAATAAACAGCATGGTCCCCAAACAGACACATTTCCAACACAGTCACTGTACACATTGGAGACGCTGGATGCTGAGGAGATAAAACGGCGTGAGAGAATCGAACGTTTGAAGGATCTCCTGAAGGCGAAGGAGGCTGCGCTGGAGCGGATGCAGAGTATGAACATTTAG
- the lrif1 gene encoding ligand-dependent nuclear receptor-interacting factor 1 isoform X1 translates to MKVLLFCGTGVYYQAMPAVGPDGKNVMKLIPVQKVNGQFYQTQFSTERDSLDVQLKAYAKPVNPSAAASNQTPIRLPSLQPLADGRYVLKSLPHVRTVSNAVKTQHGGTNDPIIYNPKPVHAPLSTQSLSQYSVQVPPQPNGQGMVAVQALPVTVKSPVLPNGHFLQIPPNAKVRTLPATALPQSIKCRIMNSVSSNTGNLQKGPPTVVLVSPVNSVKLNPDQQVVSVTKPSQIQKTLLQNPPTNLQTPVCVPKTNEVNPPLKWVVQEGTGACAPCLVPVMTPNVSTDNIKAVKHVNSVGTANEIVPSKPTPPQTSQEKITPGKDHALVMCNGKVYFVAKKNSEIAKDVMISEGGKRGVVSTSPALPASSALGTNSSNQDPKRNVSEIIDLCDDDEETSTCLGGAPGNLPTPSQTEVDESDEDSNVIFVSYIPPKSETRAGKKVEKAASQNKSEDVQHTQTNTKPVSQNEGEKPAHAEIEKGGGPNNPSAKMSDKMDEQIEGNERDESNLTRLSENVNMEADKDLERVQSPPEMRCQDDAALAETASVLEAPQNACVQATYDTEKAYENPASDQQRSQPKTDNELRKDFGITSYVQICLQRPKPTVKPDRLTEKLIINKRTLDGLRKVIQESKLQSKIQQMMQVPYTKMEEDEGVAVKRKKLEQDGSQDNPNISPASKCSVVPTESSLARQEEVCSPTESTVDKVLMQSEMPADCTGNTCCFTPLTEQNAKQTSSHTLSPSSPRKTSPRSKKVKVCTACPCGTVLGAAEATSSLHSQDRANPCTADESHKGTREKCSSITPEESRQLQNCQLKNQDPVKKAGKTPSKNPLENKTPLEGCTSETSHDISPNSSVNITSGAASDNPSISFSNKQHGPQTDTFPTQSLYTLETLDAEEIKRRERIERLKDLLKAKEAALERMQSMNI, encoded by the exons ATGAAGGTTTTGTTGTTCTG TGGAACAGGAGTCTATTACCAAGCAATGCCTGCAGTGGGACCCGATGGGAAAAACGTCATGAAGTTAATTCCTGTCCAGAAAGTAAATGGACAGTTTTATCAAACACAATTTAGTACTGAAAGAGACAGTCTTGATGTACAACTGAAAGCCTATGCAAAACCAGTTAATCCATCTGCTGCTGCTTCAAATCAAACACCGATCCGGCTTCCTTCCCTTCAGCCCTTAGCAGATGGACGGTATGTCCTAAAATCCCTTCCGCATGTCAGAACTGTGTCTAACGCTGTCAAAACTCAACATGGTGGAACTAATGACCCCATTATTTACAATCCAAAGCCTGTGCATGCACCACTTTCAACACAATCACTTTCCCAGTATTCAGTCCAGGTACCTCCTCAGCCCAATGGACAGGGCATGGTGGCAGTCCAAGCGCTGCCTGTTACCGTTAAATCACCTGTTCTCCCAAACGGTCATTTCCTGCAGATCCCTCCAAATGCGAAAGTTAGGACTCTGCCAGCCACTGCGCTCCCACAATCCATCAAATGCAGGATAATGAACTCTGTGAGTAGTAACACCGGTAACCTCCAAAAGGGTCCACCAACGGTTGTGCTTGTTTCCCCTGTGAACTCTGTTAAGCTAAATCCTGACCAGCAAGTCGTTTCGGTTACAAAGCCAAGTCAAATACAGAAGACCTTGTTACAGAATCCCCCTACAAACTTGCAAACACCTGTTTGCGTTCCTAAAACAAATGAAGTGAACCCTCCTTTAAAATGGGTCGTCCAGGAGGGAACAGGTGCATGCGCTCCTTGCCTTGTACCTGTAATGACACCGAATGTCAGCACTGACAACATAAAAGCAGTCAAGCATGTCAACTCAGTTGGGACGGCAAATGAAATTGTGCCAAGCAAACCCACACCACCTCAGACCAGCCAAGAAAAGATCACCCCAGGCAAAGACCATGCCCTGGTCATGTGTAACGGGAAAGTCTACTTTGTGGCCAAGAAAAATTCAGAGATCGCCAAGGATGTGATGATCAGCGAAGGTGGGAAAAGAGGGGTTGTCAGCACCTCTCCTGCCCTGCCTGCCAGCTCCGCTCTGGGGACAAACTCTTCTAACCAAGACCCAAAAAGAAATGTAAGTGAAATTATTGATCtctgtgatgatgatgaggaaacGTCCACGTGTCTGGGAGGTGCCCCGGGAAATTTGCCTACCCCGAGTCAAACTGAGGTGGATGAGAGCGATGAAGACTCTAATGTAATATTTGTGTCATACATTCCACCCAAGTCTGAGACACGTGCTGGTAAGAAAGTGGAGAAAGCTGCCTCTCAGAACAAATCGGAGGATGTTCAACACACACAGACGAACACAAAACCTGTCTCACAGAACGAAGGGGAAAAACCGGCACATGCAGAAATTGAAAAAGGTGGTGGTCCAAATAATCCTTCGGCCAAAATGAGTGATAAAATGGATGAGCAGATCGAGGGAAATGAAAGAGATGAAAGCAACTTGACCCGTCTTTCTGAAAACGTGAATATGGAGGCAGATAAAGACTTGGAGAGGGTCCAGAGTCCACCTGAGATGAGATGTCAAGATGATGCAGCTCTCGCTGAAACTGCCAGTGTTTTGGAAGCACCCCAGAATGCCTGTGTTCAAGCCACTTATGATACTGAAAAA GCCTATGAAAATCCAGCCTCTGATCAACAACGGAGTCAACCCAAGACTGACAATGAGCTAAGAAAAGATTTTGGCATCACCTCTTATGTACAAATTTGCTTGCAAAGACCAAAGCCGACCGTGAAGCCAGATCGTCTGACAGAGAAACTTATCATAAACAAACGCACATTAGATGGCCTTCGTAAAGTGATCCAGGAGTCAAAGTTGCagtcaaaaatacagcaaatgaTGCAG GTTCCCTACACAAAAATGGAGGAGGATGAAGGCGTTGCAGTCAAAAGAAAAAAGCTGGAGCAGGATGGGAGTCAAGATAATCCAAACATTTCACCTGCTTCTAAATGTTCAGTTGTTCCCACTGAAAGCAGTCTAGCTCGTCAAGAAGAGGTTTGTTCACCAACAGAATCTACAGTTGATAAAGTTCTTATGCAATCTGAAATGCCAGCAGATTGTACTGGCAACACGTGCTGTTTTACTCCTTTAACTGAACAAAATGCAAAACAGACTTCTAGTCATACCCTATCCCCTTCCTCTCCGAGGAAGACCTCACCACGCTCTAAAAAAGTTAAGGTGTGCACGGCCTGTCCTTGTGGGACTGTTTTGGGGGCTGCAGAAGCCACTTCATCCCTCCATTCACAAGACCGAGCGAATCCATGTACTGCTGATGAGTCACACAAAGGGACAAGAGAAAAATGCTCAAGTATAACCCCAGAAGAGAGTCGCCAACTTCAGAATTGCCAATTAAAAAATCAAGATCCTGTTAAGAAAGCAGGGAAAACCCCATCAAAAAATCCACTTGAAAACAAAACTCCATTAGAAGGCTGTACTAGTGAAACATCACATGACATCTCACCTAATAGTTCAGTGAATATTACATCAGGTGCAGCATCAGACAACCCCAGCATCTCATTCTCCAATAAACAGCATGGTCCCCAAACAGACACATTTCCAACACAGTCACTGTACACATTGGAGACGCTGGATGCTGAGGAGATAAAACGGCGTGAGAGAATCGAACGTTTGAAGGATCTCCTGAAGGCGAAGGAGGCTGCGCTGGAGCGGATGCAGAGTATGAACATTTAG